Part of the Tistrella bauzanensis genome is shown below.
GTCACGGCGCTTCAGAAGGCGCTGCCGCAGCTTGCGGCCGAGGAGATCTATTGGCGGCTGCATTTCTCGCTGGGCATGATGCATTACACCATCACCGATCTGAGCCGGCTGGAGGCGATTTCGCAAGGTGTCTGCGACCTTGAGGATTTCGAGGCGCTGGTCCGGCGGATGGTGGCCTTCGCGGCCGCCGGATTCCGAAATGCGCCGCCCCTGCGTGAGATTCCGGCCTTTGCCATCGGCCAGACGGCGGCCGGCGGTGTGGCCGGCGTCCAGGCCGGGATGGATGACGAGCGCGGTGCCCGACAGGGCGCCCAAGACTGAACAGAGACGATCGAAGAAACCGATCGACAACGGAGGAAGACGTGATCAAGGCGGTTCTGTGCACGAAACTCGGTGGTCCTGAGGATCTGATCGTGGCCGAGGTTCCGGCCCCCGAGATGAAGCCCGGCCATGTCCGCGTCCGCGTGCGGGCGGCGGGCGTGAATTTCGCCGACACCCTGATCATTCAGGGCAAATATCAGGTGCGGCCCGAGCTGCCGTTCTCGCCGGGCATCGAGCTTGCGGGCGAGATCACCGAGATCGGCGCCGGCGTCACCGGGGTCTCGGTCGGCCAGCGGGTGATGGGCATGGCGTCGAGCGGCGCCTATACCCAGGAAGTGGTGCTGCCGCAGACCGCGGTGGTTCCCATTCCCGACATGATGGATTTCGAAAGCGCCGCGGCCTTCCCGGTCGCCTATGGCACCTCGCATGTGGCGCTCGAACATCGCGCGAACCTGAAGCCCGGCGAAAAGCTGCTGGTGCTGGGTGCGGCCGGCGGTGTGGGCCTGACCGCGGTCGAGATCGGCGCCGCGATGGGCGCCGAGGTCATCGCTGTCGCCAGCAGCCCCGAAAAGCTTGAGGTCGCCCGCGCCCATGGCGCCACTCATCTGATCGACTATGCCAGGGACGACCTGCGCGAGAAGGTCAAGGAGCTGGTCGGCGGTGTGGACGTGGTCTACGACCCGGTCGGTGGCGGCGCCTTCGATGCCTCGCTCCGCTGCATCAACTGGGAAGGCCGGATTCTGGTCATCGGCTTTGCCAGCGGCACGATCCCGCAGATCCCCGCCAACCTGCTGCTGGTCAAGAACGTCTCCGTCGTCGGAACCTTCTGGGGTGCCTATATGCAGAAGGATCCGAAGATCATCGGGGCCAGTCTGGTCAAGCTGCTTGGCTGGTTTACCGAGGGCAAGCTGAAGCCGCATGTGTCGGAAAGCCACCCGATGGTGGACGCGCCCAAGGCGCTGAAGGCGCTGATGGAGCGCCGCTCGACCGGCAAGGTCGTCCTGACCATGGATTGATTGCCGTCAACCATACGCGCGTACAAATGGCCGCAGCCGTGAGGATGCGGCCAGTTTATTTATATAAAATACAATGTATTGGCGAATTGCGACCCAAAATGCCCGTTTGTGGCGTTTTCGCGACTGCGTCCTAACAGATGATTAACGCTTGGCTGCGATAACTTGGGCTGGGGGAGCTTTGAGATCGTCCAGCAGCAGACGTCATGGCTTCATTGGTCCGGACATCATGAAACCGGGACGTGCAGACAGGGAAGAGGGTATCCGACATGGCGGCTACGGGGCGCGGCTTGCGCATCGTTCATAAAATTCCCGGTGTCATTGTGGCAGCGGTCGCGATCACATCGATCGTGCTTGGCATCGTCGCCTATCTGGTGTCGTCTCGTGAACTGGTTTCGGCCTCCGAAACCAAACTCGTGGCCATCACCAATGCCCGCGCCGACCGGCTGGGCGATTATCTGGATGGGGTGCGGTCGGATGTGGCCGTGCTCGCCGACAACTCGGTCCTGCGCCAGACGCTGATCGACTTCACCTATGCCTTCGAGCTGATTTCGCTGATGGACGACGATCCGTCGGCGATCCTTCAGAAGTCATATGTGGCCGACAATCCTGAAACCGATCGCGGCCTGCTCGACAAGGCGCGTGACGGCACCTTCTTCAGCGACAGTCATGAACGCTATCACCCCTGGCTGCGCGCGGCGTCGCGTTCCAAGGGCTATGCCGACCTCTATCTCGTCGACAAGAATGGCTGGGTCATCTATTCGGTCGAGAAGAACACCGATTTCGCGGTGAAGCTGGATGACAGCCCGGTCGGCCAGGGCGGGCTGGGTCGTGCCGCCGCCGCTGCCGCCGCGTCCGAGCCCGGCACGGTCTCGCTGGTCGACTTCACCTATCATCAGCCGGCGAATAACGAGGTCAGCGCCTTCCTGTCGGTGCCGGTGTTCGGCGATGGTGGCTATGTCGGCGCCGTCGTCGTCCGCCTGTCGGTCCAGGGCGTCGACAAGGTCATGCAGAGCGCGCAAGGGCTGGGCGAGACCGGCGAGACCTATCTCGTCGGCTCCGACGGCTATATGCGCTCGAACTCGCGCCTCACCGCCGACACCACGGTGCTTGAGCGGCAGATCACCTCGGATGCCGTGGCGGCGGCACTGGCCGGCAAGACCGGCAGCACCCGCGAGATCGGCCCCAATGGCTATCCGGTGCTGACCGCCTATACACCGCTTGAATTCCTGGGCCAGCGCTGGGCGGTGATCGCCGACATGGCCGAGGACGAGATGCTGGCGCCGGTCGCCACCATGCGCAACATCATCGCCGCGGTGGCGCTGGGCCTGATCGTGATCGTGGGCACCATCGGCCTGATCGTCGCCCGTGGCGTCACCCGGCCGCTGGGTCGGATGACCGGTGCCATGAAGACCCTGTCCAGCGGCGACCTCACCGTCGACATCCCCGACCGCGACCGCAGCGATGAGATCGGCGAAATGGCGGCCTCGGTGCAGGTGTTCAAGGATGCGATGGTCGAAAGCCAGCGTCTGGCTGAAGAACAGCGCGCCGACCAGGAGGCCAAGGCCCGTCGCGCCGAACAACTGGTGCAGTTGACCCGCGGCTTCGACGACCGGGTCAGCGGCGTGCTGCGCGGCGTGACCTCGGCTGCGACCGAACTGGATGCCACCGCGCGGTCGATGTCGTCGACCGCCGATGGTGCCCGTCACCAGTCGGAAGACGTGG
Proteins encoded:
- a CDS encoding zinc-binding dehydrogenase; the encoded protein is MKAVLCTKLGGPEDLIVAEVPAPEMKPGHVRVRVRAAGVNFADTLIIQGKYQVRPELPFSPGIELAGEITEIGAGVTGVSVGQRVMGMASSGAYTQEVVLPQTAVVPIPDMMDFESAAAFPVAYGTSHVALEHRANLKPGEKLLVLGAAGGVGLTAVEIGAAMGAEVIAVASSPEKLEVARAHGATHLIDYARDDLREKVKELVGGVDVVYDPVGGGAFDASLRCINWEGRILVIGFASGTIPQIPANLLLVKNVSVVGTFWGAYMQKDPKIIGASLVKLLGWFTEGKLKPHVSESHPMVDAPKALKALMERRSTGKVVLTMD
- a CDS encoding methyl-accepting chemotaxis protein; the protein is MAATGRGLRIVHKIPGVIVAAVAITSIVLGIVAYLVSSRELVSASETKLVAITNARADRLGDYLDGVRSDVAVLADNSVLRQTLIDFTYAFELISLMDDDPSAILQKSYVADNPETDRGLLDKARDGTFFSDSHERYHPWLRAASRSKGYADLYLVDKNGWVIYSVEKNTDFAVKLDDSPVGQGGLGRAAAAAAASEPGTVSLVDFTYHQPANNEVSAFLSVPVFGDGGYVGAVVVRLSVQGVDKVMQSAQGLGETGETYLVGSDGYMRSNSRLTADTTVLERQITSDAVAAALAGKTGSTREIGPNGYPVLTAYTPLEFLGQRWAVIADMAEDEMLAPVATMRNIIAAVALGLIVIVGTIGLIVARGVTRPLGRMTGAMKTLSSGDLTVDIPDRDRSDEIGEMAASVQVFKDAMVESQRLAEEQRADQEAKARRAEQLVQLTRGFDDRVSGVLRGVTSAATELDATARSMSSTADGARHQSEDVAHATAQATENVQTVAAAAEELSHSITEIGRQVHKSSTIAGRAVDEAERTNQTVYGLAAAAEKIGDVVRLITDIAEQTNLLALNATIEAARAGEAGKGFAVVASEVKSLANQTARATEEISTQIAAVRGETNQAIGAIEGIRKIIVEINDIATSIASAVEEQSAATQEIASNVQAAARGTEQVSRSVEDMRDAAQATGSASQQILASAGELARQASDLDGEVRGFLDAVRAG